Proteins encoded by one window of Cryptomeria japonica unplaced genomic scaffold, Sugi_1.0 HiC_scaffold_30, whole genome shotgun sequence:
- the LOC131861616 gene encoding leucoanthocyanidin reductase-like, translating to MAPSAAAFPHSFDLCLHTQILEEDSVSVMASICEIASYDHIVKEEKSISTCKILVIGATGYIGRFVALAAVAAGHPTYALIRPTTAFDAAKEKCLHELKDSGVNIIYGDLNDHSSMVKAMQGIDVVISVAGGGQLTDQLKIVDAIKEIGTVKRFLPSEFGHDIDRANPVEPGLSFYKEKRLIRRAVEAANIPYTYICCNSIAGWPYFYHTHPSELPPPQDQFEIYGDGNIKAYFVTGEDIGKYTIKAVEDVRTVNKIVHFRPPKNFLTLNELAAIWEKKIGKTLPRVCISEQDLLDLAKANNIPESIVASLTHDIFINGCQYNFKMEEPKDVEVCELYPEILYTTVQDFFDGYL from the exons ATGGCTCCAAGCGCTGCTGCATTCCCTCATTCTTTTGATCTCTGCCTTCATACTCAAATATTGGAGGAAGATTCGGTATCAGTCATGGCCTCCATTTGTGAGATTGCTTCATATGACCATATTGTGAAGGAAGAGAAAAGTATTAGTACTTGTAAAATACTAGTGATTGGAGCCACTGGTTATATTGGTCGCTTTGTTGCTCTTGCAGCTGTAGCTGCAGGCCATCCTACTTATGCTCTTATAAGACCCACTACTGCCTTTGATGCTGCCAAAGAAAAGTGCCTCCATGAATTGAAAGATTCTGGTGTTAACATTATCTAT GGAGATTTAAACGATCACAGTTCAATGGTAAAGGCCATGCAAGGCATCGATGTTGTTATTTCTGTTGCAGGGGGCGGTCAACTCACAGATCAGCTCAAGATTGTAGACGCCATTAAAGAAATTGGCACGGTTAAG AGGTTTCTTCCGTCAGAATTTGGGCATGATATAGACAGAGCCAATCCAGTGGAGCCAGGGCTAAGCTTTTACAAAGAAAAGAGACTTATTAGGAGGGCAGTAGAGGCAGCCAACATTCCATACACTTACATCTGCTGCAATTCCATTGCTGGGTGGCCTTACTTTTATCATACCCATCCCTCTGAGCTTCCTCCTCCCCAAGACCAATTTGAAATCTATGGAGATGGAAACATCAAGG CATACTTTGTGACTGGGGAAGACATTGGGAAGTACACCATAAAGGCTGTGGAGGATGTCCGGACTGTTAACAAAATTGTGCATTTCAGACCACCCAAGAATTTCCTCACACTTAATGAGCTTGCAGCAATTTGggagaagaagattggaaaaacTCTTCCTCGGGTTTGTATCTCAGAACAAGATCTCTTGGACTTGGCCAAAG CCAACAATATTCCAGAGAGCATAGTGGCTTCCCTGACACATGACATCTTCATTAATGGGTGTCAATACAATTTTAAAATGGAAGAGCCCAAAGACGTGGAAGTTTGTGAGCTTTATCCAGAGATTCTTTACACTACAGTCCAAGATTTCTTCGATGGGTACCTTTGA